One Oculatellaceae cyanobacterium genomic region harbors:
- the xseB gene encoding exodeoxyribonuclease VII small subunit codes for MNKPNTSKNTQANNITIQTNWNYETTVAKVEEIINKIESGKMELADVFDEFAAATEYLRDCEKFLSERQQQMDVFIETLEKNAETLSF; via the coding sequence ATGAATAAACCAAATACTAGCAAAAATACTCAAGCTAATAATATTACTATCCAAACTAACTGGAATTATGAAACAACCGTAGCTAAAGTTGAAGAAATTATTAATAAAATTGAATCAGGCAAGATGGAATTAGCTGATGTTTTTGATGAATTTGCAGCAGCTACAGAATATCTGCGTGATTGTGAAAAGTTTTTATCAGAGCGACAACAACAAATGGATGTATTTATTGAAACCTTAGAAAAGAATGCAGAAACTTTGTCTTTTTAA
- a CDS encoding Uma2 family endonuclease, whose product MILVTAKRFTIDEYHRLVELGFLTENDRVELIHGEIIQMAAKGTRHTTCCSNLLEELVLLVVGKAKLQCQDPITLPSNSEPEPDFAIVRKNPDNYLSSHPNQSDVLLVIEIADSSLKYDQEVKLPLYAEAGISDYWIFNLVENHLEAYSEPYQELQGNFGYRVRRIFLPNQVILLPIFDDLSLDLSKIFPLITP is encoded by the coding sequence ATGATTTTAGTTACTGCAAAACGCTTTACAATTGATGAGTACCATCGTTTAGTAGAACTCGGTTTTCTTACTGAAAACGACAGAGTTGAATTAATTCATGGAGAAATTATCCAAATGGCAGCTAAAGGTACACGCCATACAACTTGTTGTAGCAATTTATTAGAGGAGTTAGTCTTACTTGTAGTAGGTAAAGCAAAACTGCAATGCCAAGATCCAATTACTTTACCGTCAAACAGCGAACCGGAACCAGATTTTGCAATTGTGCGTAAAAACCCTGACAATTATTTATCTTCTCATCCGAATCAATCTGATGTTTTATTAGTAATTGAGATCGCAGACTCTTCCTTAAAATATGATCAAGAGGTTAAATTACCTCTCTATGCTGAAGCAGGTATTTCTGATTATTGGATCTTTAATTTAGTTGAAAATCATTTAGAAGCTTACAGCGAACCTTACCAAGAATTGCAAGGAAATTTTGGTTATAGGGTTAGGCGTATTTTTCTGCCTAATCAAGTAATTCTTTTACCTATTTTTGATGATTTATCATTAGATTTATCTAAAATATTTCCTTTAATTACACCTTAG
- a CDS encoding SDR family oxidoreductase: MQFQNKTIIITGASAGIGKELAISLAKQSANLVLAARNQAAIDEVASICIQNGGKAIAVPTDVTNPEDCRRLIETAKNTFGAIDVLVNNAGISMYALFEEVKDLSLFEQLMKVNYLGAVYCTHYALPYLKASQGLIAAISSLTGKTGIPTRSGYSASKHAMQGFFDSIRIELRGTGVDVLIVCPGFVATDMRQRVLGTDGNAISTSLGDEQSMAMPVSECVNQIIQAMQARKRELIMTPKGRLGMWLKLIAPNFVDMMSARAVRSQTRS, translated from the coding sequence ATGCAATTTCAAAATAAAACTATTATCATTACTGGTGCTTCTGCGGGAATTGGTAAAGAATTAGCTATTTCATTAGCAAAACAAAGTGCTAACTTAGTTCTTGCAGCACGTAACCAAGCTGCTATTGATGAAGTTGCATCTATTTGTATTCAAAATGGCGGTAAAGCTATTGCTGTCCCTACAGATGTAACAAATCCTGAAGATTGCCGACGATTGATAGAAACTGCAAAAAATACTTTTGGTGCTATTGATGTACTGGTAAATAATGCAGGAATATCTATGTATGCGCTTTTTGAAGAGGTAAAAGACTTGTCTCTTTTTGAGCAACTTATGAAAGTCAACTATCTAGGGGCTGTTTATTGCACTCACTATGCTTTACCTTATTTAAAAGCTTCCCAAGGATTGATAGCTGCTATCTCTTCACTAACTGGAAAAACGGGTATTCCAACTCGCTCTGGTTATTCAGCAAGTAAACACGCTATGCAAGGCTTTTTTGATTCTATAAGAATTGAGTTACGCGGTACAGGAGTAGATGTATTAATAGTTTGCCCTGGTTTCGTAGCTACAGATATGCGCCAGCGCGTTTTAGGAACAGATGGAAATGCTATATCAACCAGTTTAGGTGATGAGCAGTCGATGGCAATGCCTGTTTCAGAATGTGTCAATCAAATCATTCAAGCAATGCAAGCACGAAAGCGAGAATTAATCATGACTCCTAAAGGACGCTTGGGGATGTGGTTAAAGTTAATAGCACCTAATTTTGTAGATATGATGTCGGCGCGTGCAGTTCGTTCTCAAACAAGAAGTTAA
- a CDS encoding DNA double-strand break repair nuclease NurA produces the protein MLDLNKLARHMQGISQHLTKEATANRQRLERAQEMFDIARTRQTELVKQQQTWRDRLLFAAATPVEPLNTRIDLEVAPKIHTVIATDGSQIAPSHHEIAYCYLINVGRVMLHYGQSVHPLLDSLPEVFYKAEDLYVSRHWGIRTEEWMGYRRTVSEASVLAELACNWLNIPTPEPGNEQESDMLSSDANNLKSISPDGSIGTIPTPESNVPTLAMVDGSLIYWFLEQLPTEARDCILPPILEAWEQLRLAKVPLMGYLSAARSIESINFLRLPACTHPAPNCMSFCANLERTPCQIFDSLRDSSLWASHLEPGQRSCLWRSSAKILDLYDLHYVYFCYVHVGTEIARIEIPAWVAEDSTMLNQALSLMLAQVQKGYGYPVALAEAHNQAVVRGGDRARFFALLEQQMIRAGIRNVGTSYKEARKRGSIA, from the coding sequence TGCAGGGTATTAGTCAGCACCTCACAAAAGAGGCTACTGCTAATCGTCAACGCTTAGAACGCGCCCAAGAAATGTTTGATATTGCTAGAACGCGACAAACTGAACTGGTTAAGCAACAACAAACTTGGCGCGATCGCTTGTTATTTGCTGCTGCTACACCAGTTGAACCATTAAATACTCGCATTGATCTAGAAGTTGCACCAAAAATCCACACGGTGATCGCTACAGATGGTTCTCAAATTGCTCCGAGTCACCACGAAATTGCCTATTGTTATTTAATTAATGTCGGTCGGGTAATGCTGCACTATGGGCAAAGTGTGCATCCATTGTTAGACAGTTTGCCAGAAGTATTTTATAAAGCTGAAGATTTGTATGTTTCTCGGCACTGGGGTATCCGTACAGAAGAATGGATGGGCTATCGTCGCACAGTTTCCGAAGCGTCAGTGTTGGCAGAATTAGCTTGCAACTGGCTAAACATTCCTACGCCGGAGCCTGGGAACGAGCAGGAATCAGATATGCTAAGTTCAGATGCTAATAATTTAAAATCTATATCCCCAGACGGAAGCATAGGAACTATCCCAACTCCTGAATCGAATGTGCCAACTTTGGCAATGGTAGATGGTTCGCTGATTTACTGGTTTTTGGAACAATTGCCGACAGAAGCACGCGATTGCATTTTGCCACCAATTCTCGAAGCTTGGGAACAGTTGCGTTTAGCTAAAGTTCCGTTAATGGGTTATCTAAGTGCTGCGCGTAGTATTGAATCCATCAACTTTTTGCGTTTACCAGCTTGTACCCACCCAGCACCAAATTGTATGAGTTTTTGCGCTAATTTAGAGCGCACACCTTGTCAAATTTTCGATTCTCTAAGAGATAGCAGTTTGTGGGCTTCTCACTTAGAACCAGGACAACGCAGTTGCTTGTGGCGTAGTTCTGCAAAAATTCTTGATTTATATGATCTGCATTATGTTTATTTTTGTTACGTTCATGTTGGGACAGAAATCGCCCGGATTGAGATTCCGGCTTGGGTAGCTGAAGACTCAACTATGTTAAACCAAGCTTTAAGTTTGATGTTGGCACAGGTACAAAAAGGATATGGCTATCCTGTTGCGCTAGCAGAAGCACATAATCAAGCAGTGGTACGGGGAGGCGATCGCGCTCGTTTCTTTGCTTTGCTGGAACAACAAATGATCCGCGCTGGAATTAGAAATGTAGGTACATCTTATAAAGAAGCACGGAAGCGAGGAAGTATTGCTTAA